A region of Drosophila suzukii chromosome 2L, CBGP_Dsuzu_IsoJpt1.0, whole genome shotgun sequence DNA encodes the following proteins:
- the LOC108021342 gene encoding uncharacterized protein isoform X1 — protein MDLLSPEEYVLIAQRTLPEIDKTHLIVLNSQLDAGSNDLMGYMGEYYKLHLEVEDIEEKKKHFLKYFIKSLPRKNEPQREECERKGVFHKESAVYTHILPNIQKYATKKLFPKCYYSRNDILVLEDLTQNYRHLNAKESYMLDHYKLVLEHLSELHAASIAWEEKENLNIYKKYKDVLIELHLDANNSWYITGLKAIVFLAARHPQYQTSKAQQFIKDKLYNLLTKAEKLVEPSQTIRNVLCHRDAWDRNILYHFEKNSSVLPDACCIVDFQIAKYCSPTLDVLFLLYIVASVEVRKEIYDECLEHYYKCLESHLDRMELEKSLITREIFLKECQRTRLAALLIWALTEPQTKMSPSISNRLRSEEPEKFDYYLNVDRSEMLLRVMDIQPGYEEIIMSPIRELVDYLMENENLYA, from the exons ATGGATCTACTAAGTCCAGAGGAGTATGTGCTTATAGCCCAGAGAACGCTTCCAGAAATCGACAAGACCCATCTCATAGTACTAAATTCTCAGCTGGATGCAGGTTCCAATGATCTTATGGGATACATGGGCGAGTACTATAAATTGCACTTGGAGGTAGAAGACATAGAGGAAAAGAAAAAGCAtttcctaaaatattttatcaaaagtTTGCCCCGCAAAAATGAGCCACAAAGAGAAGAATGCGAACGCAAGGGAGTTTTTCATAAGGAATCAGCCGTCTACACTCATATATTACCCAACATTCAAAAATATG CCACAAAGAAGCTCTTTCCAAAATGCTACTACAGTCGGAATGACATTTTAGTTCTAGAAGATCTCACTCAGAACTATAGACACCTCAATGCTAAAGAAAGCTATATGTTAGATCATTATAAACTGGTTCTGGAACACTTATCTGAATTACATGCTGCAAGTATTGCTTGGGaagaaaaggaaaatttaaatatttacaaaaaatacaaagaTGTGCTTATTGAATTGCATTTGGATGCGAATAATTCTTGGTACATAACTGGACTTAAG GCCATTGTATTTTTAGCAGCCCGTCATCCGCAATATCAAACAAGTAAAGCTCAACAATTTATTAAAGATAAGCTTTACAACTTACTAACCAAAGCTGAAAAATTGGTTGAACCCTCACAGACTATTAGGAATGTACTATGTCATCGTGATGCCTGGGATCGTAATATCTTATATCATTTTGAGAAGAATTCTTCAGTTTTACCCGATGCCTGTTGCATTGTAGACTTTCAGATCGCCAAGTACTGTTCTCCTACCTTAGATGTTTTGTTCCTACTTTACATTGTTGCCTCTGTTGAAGTCAGAAAGGAGATATATGATGAGTGCCTTGAGCACTATTATAAATGCCTGGAATCCCATCTTGATCGCATGGAATTGGAAAAAAGTCTGATAACCCGAGAGATCTTTCTAAAAGAATGTCAAAGAACTCGATTAGCAGCACTACTTATTTGGGCTCTCACCGAGCCTCAGACCAAAATGTCGCCTAGTATTTCGAATAGATTGCGATCCGAAGAGCCAGAGAAGTTTGACTATTATCTCAATGTCGATCGGAGTGAAATGTTACTAAGGGTAATGGACATTCAACCAGGTTATGAGGAGATTATCATGTCGCCCATCAGGGAACTAGTAGATTATCTCATGGAGAATGAGAATTTATACGCCTAG
- the LOC108021342 gene encoding uncharacterized protein isoform X3, which translates to MDLLSPEDWMQVPMILWDTWASTINCTWSLPRKNEPQREECERKGVFHKESAVYTHILPNIQKYATKKLFPKCYYSRNDILVLEDLTQNYRHLNAKESYMLDHYKLVLEHLSELHAASIAWEEKENLNIYKKYKDVLIELHLDANNSWYITGLKAIVFLAARHPQYQTSKAQQFIKDKLYNLLTKAEKLVEPSQTIRNVLCHRDAWDRNILYHFEKNSSVLPDACCIVDFQIAKYCSPTLDVLFLLYIVASVEVRKEIYDECLEHYYKCLESHLDRMELEKSLITREIFLKECQRTRLAALLIWALTEPQTKMSPSISNRLRSEEPEKFDYYLNVDRSEMLLRVMDIQPGYEEIIMSPIRELVDYLMENENLYA; encoded by the exons ATGGATCTACTAAGTCCAGAGGA CTGGATGCAGGTTCCAATGATCTTATGGGATACATGGGCGAGTACTATAAATTGCACTTGGAG tTTGCCCCGCAAAAATGAGCCACAAAGAGAAGAATGCGAACGCAAGGGAGTTTTTCATAAGGAATCAGCCGTCTACACTCATATATTACCCAACATTCAAAAATATG CCACAAAGAAGCTCTTTCCAAAATGCTACTACAGTCGGAATGACATTTTAGTTCTAGAAGATCTCACTCAGAACTATAGACACCTCAATGCTAAAGAAAGCTATATGTTAGATCATTATAAACTGGTTCTGGAACACTTATCTGAATTACATGCTGCAAGTATTGCTTGGGaagaaaaggaaaatttaaatatttacaaaaaatacaaagaTGTGCTTATTGAATTGCATTTGGATGCGAATAATTCTTGGTACATAACTGGACTTAAG GCCATTGTATTTTTAGCAGCCCGTCATCCGCAATATCAAACAAGTAAAGCTCAACAATTTATTAAAGATAAGCTTTACAACTTACTAACCAAAGCTGAAAAATTGGTTGAACCCTCACAGACTATTAGGAATGTACTATGTCATCGTGATGCCTGGGATCGTAATATCTTATATCATTTTGAGAAGAATTCTTCAGTTTTACCCGATGCCTGTTGCATTGTAGACTTTCAGATCGCCAAGTACTGTTCTCCTACCTTAGATGTTTTGTTCCTACTTTACATTGTTGCCTCTGTTGAAGTCAGAAAGGAGATATATGATGAGTGCCTTGAGCACTATTATAAATGCCTGGAATCCCATCTTGATCGCATGGAATTGGAAAAAAGTCTGATAACCCGAGAGATCTTTCTAAAAGAATGTCAAAGAACTCGATTAGCAGCACTACTTATTTGGGCTCTCACCGAGCCTCAGACCAAAATGTCGCCTAGTATTTCGAATAGATTGCGATCCGAAGAGCCAGAGAAGTTTGACTATTATCTCAATGTCGATCGGAGTGAAATGTTACTAAGGGTAATGGACATTCAACCAGGTTATGAGGAGATTATCATGTCGCCCATCAGGGAACTAGTAGATTATCTCATGGAGAATGAGAATTTATACGCCTAG
- the LOC108021342 gene encoding uncharacterized protein isoform X2 translates to MGYMGEYYKLHLEVEDIEEKKKHFLKYFIKSLPRKNEPQREECERKGVFHKESAVYTHILPNIQKYATKKLFPKCYYSRNDILVLEDLTQNYRHLNAKESYMLDHYKLVLEHLSELHAASIAWEEKENLNIYKKYKDVLIELHLDANNSWYITGLKAIVFLAARHPQYQTSKAQQFIKDKLYNLLTKAEKLVEPSQTIRNVLCHRDAWDRNILYHFEKNSSVLPDACCIVDFQIAKYCSPTLDVLFLLYIVASVEVRKEIYDECLEHYYKCLESHLDRMELEKSLITREIFLKECQRTRLAALLIWALTEPQTKMSPSISNRLRSEEPEKFDYYLNVDRSEMLLRVMDIQPGYEEIIMSPIRELVDYLMENENLYA, encoded by the exons ATGGGATACATGGGCGAGTACTATAAATTGCACTTGGAGGTAGAAGACATAGAGGAAAAGAAAAAGCAtttcctaaaatattttatcaaaagtTTGCCCCGCAAAAATGAGCCACAAAGAGAAGAATGCGAACGCAAGGGAGTTTTTCATAAGGAATCAGCCGTCTACACTCATATATTACCCAACATTCAAAAATATG CCACAAAGAAGCTCTTTCCAAAATGCTACTACAGTCGGAATGACATTTTAGTTCTAGAAGATCTCACTCAGAACTATAGACACCTCAATGCTAAAGAAAGCTATATGTTAGATCATTATAAACTGGTTCTGGAACACTTATCTGAATTACATGCTGCAAGTATTGCTTGGGaagaaaaggaaaatttaaatatttacaaaaaatacaaagaTGTGCTTATTGAATTGCATTTGGATGCGAATAATTCTTGGTACATAACTGGACTTAAG GCCATTGTATTTTTAGCAGCCCGTCATCCGCAATATCAAACAAGTAAAGCTCAACAATTTATTAAAGATAAGCTTTACAACTTACTAACCAAAGCTGAAAAATTGGTTGAACCCTCACAGACTATTAGGAATGTACTATGTCATCGTGATGCCTGGGATCGTAATATCTTATATCATTTTGAGAAGAATTCTTCAGTTTTACCCGATGCCTGTTGCATTGTAGACTTTCAGATCGCCAAGTACTGTTCTCCTACCTTAGATGTTTTGTTCCTACTTTACATTGTTGCCTCTGTTGAAGTCAGAAAGGAGATATATGATGAGTGCCTTGAGCACTATTATAAATGCCTGGAATCCCATCTTGATCGCATGGAATTGGAAAAAAGTCTGATAACCCGAGAGATCTTTCTAAAAGAATGTCAAAGAACTCGATTAGCAGCACTACTTATTTGGGCTCTCACCGAGCCTCAGACCAAAATGTCGCCTAGTATTTCGAATAGATTGCGATCCGAAGAGCCAGAGAAGTTTGACTATTATCTCAATGTCGATCGGAGTGAAATGTTACTAAGGGTAATGGACATTCAACCAGGTTATGAGGAGATTATCATGTCGCCCATCAGGGAACTAGTAGATTATCTCATGGAGAATGAGAATTTATACGCCTAG